A window of the Fuscovulum sp. genome harbors these coding sequences:
- a CDS encoding ABC transporter ATP-binding protein: protein MMPAVTAEPMLRATGVNKSFGALKVLFDVDFHVMPGEAVGIVGPNGAGKTTLFGALAGSFPVSSGAIQLGGRDLSGTSAAERCRLGLARTHQVPRPFLGMTVFENVHVAARSGAALDDRAATTEAADILRRTGLLHVANRPAAALGLLDRKRLEVARALATQPTVILLDEIGGGLTEAELVALVDLIRSLQAGGLTVVWIEHILHALLRVVTRLVCMSEGRVLAQGDPRDVMAHPEVQRAYLGSSPE from the coding sequence ATGATGCCAGCCGTAACAGCGGAACCGATGCTGCGGGCCACGGGGGTGAACAAATCCTTCGGTGCGCTGAAAGTCCTGTTCGACGTGGATTTCCACGTCATGCCGGGCGAGGCGGTGGGTATAGTCGGGCCGAACGGTGCGGGTAAGACCACGCTTTTCGGCGCTCTTGCCGGGTCATTCCCGGTCAGCTCTGGGGCCATTCAGCTTGGCGGGCGCGATCTGTCAGGCACCTCTGCCGCCGAACGCTGCCGTCTGGGTCTGGCCCGCACGCATCAGGTGCCGCGCCCGTTTCTGGGGATGACGGTCTTTGAAAATGTCCATGTCGCCGCGCGCTCCGGGGCCGCGCTGGATGACAGGGCCGCCACGACAGAAGCCGCAGATATCCTGCGCCGGACGGGCCTGCTGCACGTGGCGAACCGGCCTGCGGCGGCGCTTGGCCTGCTTGACCGCAAGAGGCTCGAGGTGGCGCGCGCCCTGGCAACGCAGCCAACCGTTATCCTGCTCGATGAAATCGGCGGCGGATTGACCGAAGCGGAACTGGTGGCGCTGGTGGACCTGATCCGCAGCCTTCAGGCAGGCGGTCTGACGGTGGTCTGGATCGAACATATTCTGCATGCGCTGCTGCGCGTCGTCACCCGTCTGGTCTGCATGTCCGAAGGGCGGGTTCTGGCGCAGGGCGACCCGCGTGATGTGATGGCGCACCCCGAGGTGCAGCGCGCCTATTTGGGGAGCAGCCCGGAATGA
- a CDS encoding ABC transporter substrate-binding protein — MNNQSTGGISRRSFNRLIAGSALAAPFIGTRAFGQDAATFKIGYVGPQSGPLGIFGAGDGYLIETIKANLAGGIDVNGTKMMVEIITADTQSDPVRASQITRDMINAEAPDLILTHSAPETVNPVSDACEAGATPCLSTVAPWEAFYFGRGGKPDAQSFKWTFHYSFGSANFLNLYNGQWSLLETNKKVGTLVPSDADGNAIRAGLLPKLAEAGWEVVDPGPYENMSQDFSTQINAFKDAGVEIVVCFPFPPDFPVFWRQAAQQGLAQQLKIMQMAKAGLFAAEMEGLGDLGQGLCTGVYWHPAFPFASAAAGLTNAELGAGYEAATGAQWAQALGASASLFDAALALAVQAGSPKDKEAMAAALPKLKAETAVGTVDFSAGPMHNCAVSGLAGGQWNKASEGPFQFQLDLVSNADFPGVNLTSEFKPLAFG; from the coding sequence ATGAACAACCAATCGACAGGTGGCATCAGCCGCCGCAGCTTTAACCGCCTGATCGCAGGCTCGGCTTTGGCCGCGCCGTTTATTGGCACCCGCGCCTTCGGGCAGGATGCCGCAACGTTCAAGATCGGCTATGTCGGCCCGCAATCCGGCCCTTTGGGCATTTTCGGCGCGGGTGATGGCTATCTGATCGAGACGATCAAGGCCAACCTCGCGGGCGGGATCGACGTCAACGGCACCAAGATGATGGTCGAAATCATCACCGCCGACACCCAGTCGGACCCGGTTCGCGCCAGCCAGATCACCCGCGACATGATCAACGCAGAAGCACCTGATCTGATCCTCACGCATTCGGCCCCCGAAACCGTCAACCCGGTGTCTGATGCCTGTGAAGCCGGGGCAACGCCTTGCCTGTCGACCGTCGCCCCTTGGGAAGCCTTCTACTTCGGCCGCGGTGGCAAGCCGGACGCACAATCGTTCAAGTGGACCTTCCACTATTCCTTTGGCTCGGCAAACTTCCTGAACCTGTACAACGGCCAATGGTCGCTGCTTGAAACCAACAAGAAAGTCGGCACCCTGGTTCCGTCCGACGCCGACGGCAACGCAATCCGAGCGGGACTTTTGCCCAAGCTGGCCGAGGCCGGCTGGGAAGTCGTCGATCCCGGCCCCTATGAAAACATGAGCCAGGATTTCAGCACCCAGATCAACGCCTTCAAGGATGCGGGCGTCGAGATTGTGGTCTGCTTCCCCTTCCCGCCGGATTTCCCCGTGTTCTGGCGTCAGGCAGCGCAGCAGGGATTGGCCCAGCAGCTGAAGATCATGCAGATGGCAAAGGCCGGGCTCTTTGCAGCCGAGATGGAAGGTCTGGGCGATCTGGGCCAAGGGCTGTGCACGGGCGTCTACTGGCACCCCGCGTTCCCCTTCGCCTCGGCAGCTGCGGGCTTGACCAATGCCGAGCTTGGCGCCGGGTATGAGGCCGCAACTGGCGCGCAATGGGCGCAGGCCCTTGGTGCTTCGGCGTCCTTGTTCGATGCCGCTTTGGCACTGGCCGTGCAGGCAGGCAGCCCAAAGGACAAAGAGGCGATGGCGGCCGCATTGCCGAAGCTGAAGGCGGAAACCGCCGTTGGCACCGTCGATTTCAGCGCAGGCCCGATGCACAACTGTGCCGTCAGCGGTCTGGCAGGTGGGCAGTGGAACAAGGCCAGCGAAGGACCGTTCCAGTTCCAGCTGGATCTGGTGTCGAACGCGGACTTCCCCGGTGTCAACCTGACCTCCGAGTTCAAGCCGCTGGCCTTTGGCTGA
- a CDS encoding transporter — protein MKNTAKLLAAMGLLAFASPAIAREPGTPAAMPAGATSAVPVGANPPPGLYFSSRTEFFFGDIYDANGNKLPVSLDVKATALQFHWVPGNEILGGTYRAMMLIPLVDVSVGGVGSNTGLGDITISPLNVSWMLSPGVFVQTGLSFGIPTGDYIGLGQANLGNNVVTTGVDVGFSYLKDGWNASIHANYFMYGTNDANNFKSGDELLVNWTAMKSIGGDQSLGLVGYYRKQVEDDTLGGVVFAGGNRAEALAVGIGYSKRFGPTELNVNLMRDVNAKSEAGGTKLQINLFTPLKF, from the coding sequence TTGAAGAACACTGCAAAACTCTTGGCCGCGATGGGTCTTTTGGCGTTTGCCAGCCCGGCAATCGCGCGTGAACCCGGCACGCCTGCGGCAATGCCCGCCGGCGCAACCTCGGCTGTGCCGGTAGGCGCCAACCCACCGCCCGGCCTGTACTTCTCAAGCCGGACAGAATTCTTCTTCGGCGATATCTATGATGCGAACGGCAATAAACTGCCCGTCTCGCTGGATGTGAAGGCGACAGCGCTGCAATTCCACTGGGTGCCAGGCAATGAAATCCTTGGTGGCACCTATCGCGCCATGATGCTGATCCCGTTGGTCGATGTGTCGGTGGGCGGTGTCGGCAGCAATACCGGTTTGGGCGATATCACGATCTCTCCCTTGAACGTGTCCTGGATGCTGTCACCCGGTGTGTTCGTGCAGACTGGTCTCAGCTTTGGCATTCCCACAGGCGACTATATCGGTCTTGGGCAAGCCAACCTTGGCAACAACGTTGTCACCACCGGCGTGGACGTGGGTTTCAGCTACCTGAAGGACGGCTGGAATGCATCGATCCATGCCAATTACTTCATGTACGGCACGAATGACGCGAACAACTTCAAGTCGGGTGACGAACTGCTCGTGAACTGGACCGCGATGAAGTCCATCGGCGGGGATCAGAGCCTTGGATTGGTCGGTTACTACCGCAAGCAAGTTGAAGACGACACCCTCGGCGGGGTTGTTTTCGCTGGCGGGAACCGTGCCGAAGCCCTTGCCGTCGGCATCGGCTATTCCAAGCGCTTCGGCCCAACCGAGCTGAACGTGAACCTGATGCGCGACGTCAACGCCAAGAGCGAGGCTGGCGGCACTAAGCTGCAAATTAATCTCTTCACGCCACTCAAATTCTGA
- a CDS encoding coniferyl-alcohol dehydrogenase produces MTLNGKTIAITGASSGIGAEIARLARFQGAHVIGLDRNDPMITVDGFVKIDMGDAAAIDAAVAALPSGIHALVNAAGVSGLADKDVVARVNYLGLRHLTEALLPKIAKGGAIVNITSILGAEWPKRVDAHKALAATTTWADGADWLAKNPVPQETCYQYFKEALVVWTKKRGYDLFMQNDIRMNSVAPGPVFTPILGEFVQMLGEERVAADAANIKRPAIADEIAPPVLFLCSDAARWVTGINLPVDGGIDALYV; encoded by the coding sequence ATGACTTTGAACGGAAAGACTATCGCCATCACCGGGGCATCTTCGGGTATCGGCGCCGAGATTGCCCGTCTGGCCCGGTTTCAGGGTGCGCATGTGATCGGGCTGGATCGCAATGATCCGATGATCACCGTAGACGGGTTCGTCAAGATCGACATGGGCGATGCCGCGGCGATCGACGCCGCCGTTGCCGCCCTGCCCTCCGGCATTCATGCGCTGGTGAATGCGGCGGGCGTATCCGGCCTTGCCGACAAAGACGTGGTGGCGCGCGTCAACTATCTGGGCCTGCGCCACCTGACCGAGGCGTTGCTGCCCAAGATCGCAAAGGGCGGCGCGATCGTGAACATCACCTCGATCCTTGGCGCAGAATGGCCCAAGCGGGTGGATGCGCACAAGGCGCTGGCCGCGACCACGACCTGGGCCGATGGTGCGGATTGGCTGGCCAAGAACCCGGTCCCGCAGGAAACCTGCTATCAATACTTCAAGGAAGCGCTGGTCGTCTGGACCAAGAAGCGCGGCTACGACCTGTTCATGCAGAACGACATCCGCATGAATTCGGTCGCGCCCGGCCCGGTCTTCACACCGATCCTTGGCGAGTTTGTGCAGATGCTGGGCGAAGAACGCGTGGCAGCCGACGCCGCAAACATCAAACGCCCGGCCATCGCCGATGAAATCGCCCCGCCTGTGCTGTTCCTGTGTTCGGACGCCGCGCGCTGGGTCACGGGCATCAATCTGCCCGTCGATGGCGGGATCGACGCTCTTTACGTCTGA
- a CDS encoding aldehyde dehydrogenase family protein: protein MDGSAPIFLEQDAWTGMIFSGGWGKAAGGVYDVTAPADGSVVASVGQGNKADVARAAAAAAAAQPAWEATPPAERARILTATAEILEQHREELIPWIIRESGSIYPKAAIEIEHSAGFLRAAAAAALEPTRRVVQSLDGRDEEVIRVAHGVVGVISPFNFPLILSMRAIAAALATGNAVVHKPDPRTPISGGVIIARVFEEAGLPANLLHIIPGGGEAGTALCEDPNIAMVSFTGSPGVGAKVGEACGRNLKKVQLELGGKNALIIQDDADFALAAANAAWGTWLHQGQICMATGLILAPAAMADALAAELATKASRLPVGNPATEQCALGPLISDGQVALVKAIVEDAVAKGAKLLAGGTPTGRMFPATVLSGVKPGMRAFEEEIFGPVAVVVAYDNDDHAIQLANMSEFGLAAGIIGKDIDRARRIGMRLKVGHLHINDQTVMASPNAPFGGRGKSGNGSRISGPAIWEEFTQWVWITARPDAVMYPF, encoded by the coding sequence ATGGACGGCTCAGCACCGATCTTTTTGGAACAGGACGCCTGGACAGGCATGATTTTCTCTGGCGGCTGGGGCAAGGCCGCGGGCGGCGTATATGACGTGACCGCCCCCGCTGACGGCAGCGTTGTGGCGTCGGTCGGTCAGGGCAACAAGGCGGATGTGGCACGCGCTGCGGCCGCTGCCGCCGCTGCTCAACCCGCATGGGAGGCGACCCCGCCCGCAGAGCGCGCGCGCATCCTGACTGCAACCGCTGAAATCCTGGAACAGCACCGCGAAGAGCTGATCCCGTGGATCATCCGCGAATCCGGGTCAATCTATCCCAAAGCCGCAATCGAAATCGAACATTCAGCGGGCTTCCTGCGGGCCGCTGCGGCCGCCGCACTGGAGCCGACGCGCCGTGTGGTTCAGTCGCTGGACGGGCGTGATGAAGAGGTGATCCGCGTTGCACACGGCGTCGTGGGTGTGATCTCTCCTTTCAACTTCCCCCTGATCCTGTCGATGCGCGCCATTGCAGCAGCGCTGGCCACCGGCAATGCCGTTGTCCACAAGCCCGACCCCCGCACCCCGATCAGCGGCGGTGTCATCATCGCCCGTGTGTTCGAAGAAGCCGGTCTTCCGGCGAACCTTCTGCACATCATTCCCGGTGGCGGCGAGGCGGGCACAGCCCTCTGCGAAGACCCAAACATCGCCATGGTATCCTTCACCGGCTCGCCCGGTGTGGGCGCAAAGGTGGGCGAGGCGTGTGGCCGCAACCTCAAGAAAGTGCAACTGGAGCTTGGCGGCAAGAACGCCCTGATCATTCAGGATGACGCCGATTTCGCGCTCGCAGCCGCCAATGCGGCCTGGGGCACATGGCTGCATCAGGGCCAGATCTGCATGGCGACCGGCCTGATCCTTGCGCCTGCCGCGATGGCCGACGCGCTGGCGGCAGAGCTTGCAACCAAGGCCAGCCGTCTGCCTGTGGGCAATCCGGCAACCGAGCAATGCGCCCTCGGGCCGCTGATCTCGGATGGTCAGGTGGCGTTGGTCAAGGCCATAGTTGAGGATGCCGTGGCCAAGGGGGCAAAACTCCTGGCCGGTGGCACTCCGACGGGGCGGATGTTCCCGGCAACGGTGCTGTCCGGTGTGAAACCCGGCATGCGCGCCTTTGAAGAAGAAATCTTTGGCCCCGTTGCCGTGGTCGTTGCCTATGACAACGACGATCACGCCATCCAACTGGCGAACATGTCGGAATTCGGTCTGGCCGCCGGGATCATCGGCAAGGACATCGACCGCGCTCGCCGCATCGGCATGCGCCTGAAGGTCGGTCATCTGCACATCAACGATCAGACCGTTATGGCCAGCCCCAATGCCCCCTTTGGCGGGCGCGGCAAATCCGGCAACGGCAGCCGCATCTCCGGGCCTGCGATCTGGGAAGAGTTCACGCAATGGGTCTGGATCACCGCGCGCCCTGACGCCGTGATGTACCCATTCTGA
- a CDS encoding XylR N-terminal domain-containing protein, producing the protein MTERITLTEASRRAPRITARGDSRLLEEGAAPTLADLAGALQFALGDGRIWLSDERMVMMQTQVLGSLRRDVIKRIGIDAARSLFYRTGWRQGQLYADLVRKRFNQDDLTAALAAGPRLHTMEGFVKVTTKRFEFDIKRGHYHGEFHWHDSTEAVEHLNAFGVSDCPTCWMQVGAPAGFTTALLGQPVIFREVECMGMGAERCVVIGRNAAAWGKDVPELEDFASATARPRAKPWNPSATDPRPPQANVPHAIIGKTAAIERARRLLERVAGYDEPVIFMGEPGTGKEFFARRLHEIGRTPKAPFVTVNCDAYAGGYAETPLFGKGGAIERAQGGTLFLNDLFSLPRPLQSQLAAHLGDGGANRKATRVMSATGAAPRDAVTTGAFRADLYFRLSLLPIVIPALRDRRDDLPMLIDHFVLTHSRTHRKPLRQITAAARDLLMRYDFPGNVRELSNMIERGVIYAEPGGDLEISHIFTGIEQMPEFVEGLHASGRIVRRSPQGALADPTEGRTFDELELDTYRAALAAADGNVSAAARALGLSRAKLDYRLAKLGLNRKG; encoded by the coding sequence ATGACCGAACGCATCACCTTGACCGAAGCTTCTCGGCGCGCGCCTCGAATCACGGCGCGGGGGGATAGTCGGCTGCTGGAAGAAGGTGCCGCCCCGACGCTGGCCGACCTTGCAGGGGCCTTGCAGTTTGCCCTTGGCGATGGCCGCATCTGGCTGAGCGACGAGCGGATGGTGATGATGCAGACGCAGGTTCTGGGCAGCCTGCGGCGCGATGTGATCAAGCGGATCGGCATAGATGCGGCACGCAGCCTGTTCTACCGCACGGGCTGGCGGCAGGGGCAGCTCTACGCCGACCTGGTCCGGAAACGGTTCAACCAGGATGATCTGACCGCCGCGCTGGCGGCCGGCCCGCGCCTGCACACGATGGAAGGCTTCGTCAAGGTCACCACCAAGCGGTTCGAGTTCGACATCAAGCGCGGGCATTATCACGGTGAGTTTCACTGGCATGACAGCACGGAGGCAGTGGAGCATCTGAACGCCTTTGGCGTGTCCGACTGCCCGACCTGCTGGATGCAGGTGGGGGCGCCAGCCGGGTTCACCACCGCCCTTCTGGGCCAACCGGTGATCTTTCGCGAGGTTGAGTGCATGGGCATGGGGGCCGAACGCTGCGTCGTGATCGGGCGCAACGCTGCCGCCTGGGGCAAAGATGTGCCGGAGTTGGAGGATTTCGCCTCTGCGACTGCCCGCCCGCGTGCCAAGCCATGGAATCCCAGCGCGACGGACCCGCGACCCCCTCAGGCCAATGTCCCGCATGCGATCATCGGCAAGACTGCCGCCATAGAGCGGGCGCGGCGCCTTCTGGAACGGGTCGCGGGCTATGACGAGCCGGTCATCTTCATGGGCGAACCGGGAACCGGCAAGGAGTTCTTTGCCCGCCGCCTGCACGAGATCGGCCGGACACCGAAGGCGCCTTTCGTGACCGTCAACTGTGATGCCTATGCGGGCGGCTATGCGGAAACGCCGCTGTTCGGCAAGGGCGGTGCCATTGAGCGGGCGCAGGGAGGGACGCTGTTTCTGAACGACCTCTTTTCTTTGCCGCGACCGCTGCAATCGCAGCTGGCCGCCCATCTGGGCGATGGGGGGGCAAACCGCAAGGCGACGCGCGTGATGTCGGCCACCGGGGCGGCCCCGCGAGATGCTGTCACCACTGGCGCGTTTCGGGCGGACCTTTACTTTCGCCTGTCGCTCTTGCCAATTGTCATTCCGGCATTGCGCGACCGGCGCGATGATCTGCCGATGCTGATCGATCATTTCGTCCTGACCCATAGCCGCACCCATCGCAAGCCGCTGCGCCAGATCACGGCGGCCGCGCGCGATCTGCTGATGCGCTATGACTTTCCGGGCAATGTGCGAGAGCTGTCCAACATGATCGAACGCGGCGTGATTTATGCCGAACCGGGCGGCGATCTGGAGATTTCGCACATCTTTACGGGTATCGAGCAGATGCCTGAATTCGTGGAAGGCCTGCACGCTTCGGGCCGGATTGTGCGGCGCAGCCCCCAGGGCGCGTTGGCGGATCCGACCGAAGGGCGCACGTTCGACGAACTGGAACTTGATACCTATCGCGCCGCTCTGGCCGCCGCTGACGGCAATGTTTCTGCCGCAGCAAGGGCGCTTGGGCTTAGCCGGGCAAAGTTGGACTATCGGCTGGCAAAGCTGGGGTTGAACCGGAAAGGATAG
- a CDS encoding helix-turn-helix domain-containing protein has translation MNTLSSDTHTAIPAWSLYGESRAFPDVLHIERFTDRAAGLDWRIAPHRHLHLHQFFLIQSGVAQITLDGKGVAVAPPALLNVPPGVVHDFTMEAGTQGWVLTVPVQTLPDQLGPALARDTALGWPGILSSGDEYLRLFQQIEEEHRQSRPAREILLGALATELACTALRDLGQIRADTAGTDPRFAQFQALLARHMRDRWTLTDYARSIGLSPRHLSRICQAATGQPASGVIEAAAMREACRLLVYTRTPVAQIGYALGFDDPSYFSRRFRSVMGHSPARYRAGYDQD, from the coding sequence ATGAACACACTTTCGTCCGACACCCACACCGCCATTCCTGCCTGGAGCCTGTATGGCGAAAGCCGGGCCTTTCCCGATGTGCTGCACATCGAGCGATTCACCGACCGCGCGGCTGGTCTGGACTGGCGGATCGCCCCACATCGGCACCTGCATCTGCACCAGTTCTTTCTGATCCAAAGCGGGGTCGCTCAGATCACCTTGGATGGAAAAGGTGTGGCAGTCGCACCGCCTGCTCTCCTGAACGTGCCGCCCGGCGTGGTCCATGACTTTACGATGGAGGCCGGAACGCAAGGTTGGGTGCTGACTGTTCCGGTGCAGACCCTGCCTGATCAGCTTGGCCCGGCACTGGCGCGGGATACGGCGTTGGGGTGGCCGGGGATCTTGTCGTCGGGCGATGAATACTTGCGTCTTTTTCAGCAGATCGAGGAAGAACACCGCCAGTCGCGCCCGGCACGAGAAATCCTGCTGGGCGCACTGGCCACCGAACTTGCTTGTACGGCGTTGCGGGATCTGGGCCAGATCAGGGCCGACACAGCCGGGACCGACCCGCGTTTTGCGCAGTTTCAGGCTCTTCTGGCCCGGCACATGCGCGACCGATGGACGCTCACGGATTATGCGCGCAGCATCGGGCTGTCGCCCCGTCACCTGAGCCGGATTTGCCAGGCCGCCACCGGCCAACCCGCCTCGGGCGTGATCGAGGCGGCCGCAATGCGCGAGGCTTGTCGCCTGCTGGTCTATACCCGCACTCCCGTCGCACAGATCGGCTACGCCCTTGGGTTCGACGACCCGTCCTATTTCTCGCGCAGGTTCCGCAGCGTGATGGGGCATTCCCCCGCGCGATATCGTGCAGGATATGATCAGGATTAA
- the pobA gene encoding 4-hydroxybenzoate 3-monooxygenase: MKTDVAIIGGGPAGLLLSQLLMRAGISTVVLERQTRPHVLSRIRAGVLEAGTVQLLQEADVGARMMREGIPHDSCYLTSDDTLIKIDLMEACGKQVMVYGQTEVTRDLYEAQDAMGATILHEVSDVALHDLTSDAPYVTFRHEGGEKRLDCRYIAGCDGFHGVSRPSIPASVRQEFEKVYPFGWLGVLSRTPPATPELIYANHARGFALTSMRNAMLSRYYIQVPLTDRVEDWPDDAFWAELLSRLPPEVAATIVTGPSIEKSIAPLRSFVCEPMQWGRLFLCGDAAHIVPPTGAKGLNLAVSDIFYLSRALIAQHADGSNHLLERYGQDALARVWQAMRFSWSLTTLMHRFPDQTGFDRRMQVAELAQLAESSDARRLFSEVYSGLPY; this comes from the coding sequence ATGAAAACGGATGTGGCCATTATCGGAGGCGGGCCTGCGGGGCTGCTGCTGTCGCAGCTTTTGATGCGGGCGGGCATTTCGACCGTCGTTCTTGAGCGGCAAACCCGGCCGCATGTCCTGTCGCGCATTCGCGCCGGCGTGCTGGAGGCCGGGACTGTGCAGCTTTTGCAAGAGGCGGATGTGGGCGCGCGGATGATGCGCGAAGGCATTCCGCATGACAGTTGCTATCTGACGTCGGATGACACGCTGATCAAGATCGACCTGATGGAAGCCTGCGGCAAGCAGGTGATGGTCTATGGTCAGACCGAAGTGACGCGCGATCTTTATGAGGCGCAGGATGCGATGGGGGCCACGATCCTGCATGAGGTGTCGGATGTTGCGCTGCATGATCTGACGAGCGACGCGCCTTATGTCACGTTTCGCCATGAAGGCGGAGAAAAACGGCTGGACTGCCGCTACATCGCGGGCTGCGACGGTTTCCATGGCGTAAGCCGCCCCAGCATTCCGGCCTCGGTCCGGCAAGAGTTCGAGAAGGTTTATCCGTTTGGCTGGCTGGGGGTGCTGTCGCGCACGCCGCCTGCAACACCGGAACTGATCTACGCCAATCACGCCCGCGGTTTTGCGCTGACTTCGATGCGCAACGCGATGCTGTCGCGCTATTACATCCAAGTGCCGCTGACCGACCGGGTCGAGGATTGGCCGGATGACGCCTTTTGGGCTGAACTGCTGTCGCGTCTGCCGCCCGAAGTGGCGGCCACCATTGTCACCGGCCCGTCGATCGAGAAAAGCATTGCGCCCCTGCGCAGTTTCGTCTGCGAGCCGATGCAATGGGGCCGCCTGTTCCTGTGCGGCGACGCGGCGCATATCGTGCCGCCCACCGGGGCTAAGGGGTTGAACCTGGCTGTGTCCGATATCTTCTATTTGTCGCGCGCGCTGATCGCGCAGCACGCGGATGGCAGCAATCACCTTCTGGAACGCTATGGGCAGGATGCGCTGGCGCGGGTTTGGCAGGCGATGCGGTTTTCATGGTCGTTGACCACGCTGATGCACCGCTTCCCGGACCAGACAGGGTTTGACCGCCGGATGCAGGTGGCGGAGCTGGCCCAGCTTGCGGAATCGTCTGATGCGCGCCGTTTGTTTTCAGAGGTTTATTCAGGGCTCCCCTACTGA
- a CDS encoding LysR substrate-binding domain-containing protein has translation MIMHPAIKLRHIRAFLDIAAIGALSPVARAQGISQPALSRTLAELEDLLGIALFRRERRRLILTEQGAVFRHHATLGLRALEDGVAALHPATGDSIRVGILPTAATRLFPRVAVRFRALQPNTVLKIETGPHAYLMGLLRAGGIDMMVGRMPDPQDMVGLRFTHLYEEDVVLVARAGHPMAAHSVAEILQAVPVILPPDGALIRRNVNDYLAMLGLPTLRPAVETVALAVGRGLLAASDAVWFISRGVVAEELARGELIALPTGVRFLSGAVGITQVQSATSHARVELLLRLCAEDATAPSHLQPPPQ, from the coding sequence ATGATTATGCATCCCGCAATCAAGCTGCGCCATATCCGCGCCTTTCTGGACATTGCCGCCATCGGCGCCCTGTCGCCCGTCGCGCGGGCCCAAGGCATTTCGCAGCCTGCGCTCAGCCGGACCCTTGCAGAGCTTGAAGATTTGCTGGGCATCGCGCTGTTTCGTCGCGAACGCCGGCGATTGATCCTGACCGAGCAAGGCGCAGTTTTCCGTCACCATGCCACATTGGGCCTGCGGGCGCTGGAAGATGGCGTAGCCGCCCTGCACCCGGCCACCGGCGACAGCATCCGCGTCGGCATCCTGCCCACAGCGGCGACGCGGCTTTTCCCGCGCGTGGCAGTGCGCTTTCGCGCCCTTCAGCCCAATACCGTTCTGAAGATCGAGACTGGACCGCATGCCTATCTGATGGGCCTGTTGCGCGCCGGTGGGATCGACATGATGGTCGGCCGCATGCCCGATCCGCAAGACATGGTCGGCCTGCGCTTTACCCATCTCTATGAAGAAGATGTCGTGCTCGTCGCCCGCGCGGGCCACCCGATGGCGGCCCACTCGGTGGCCGAGATTCTGCAGGCTGTGCCGGTCATCCTGCCCCCGGATGGCGCCCTGATCCGGCGCAATGTGAACGACTATTTGGCAATGCTTGGCCTGCCCACCCTGCGCCCTGCGGTCGAGACTGTGGCGTTGGCCGTTGGTCGTGGTCTGCTTGCTGCGTCGGACGCGGTCTGGTTCATCTCGCGCGGGGTGGTGGCCGAAGAACTGGCCAGAGGCGAGCTGATCGCGCTGCCCACCGGTGTGCGGTTTTTGTCGGGCGCCGTGGGCATCACACAGGTCCAAAGCGCAACATCCCATGCGCGCGTCGAGCTTTTGCTGCGACTTTGTGCCGAAGATGCGACCGCGCCTTCCCATCTGCAACCGCCGCCTCAGTAG